The Streptococcus sp. DTU_2020_1001019_1_SI_AUS_MUR_006 sequence GAATGTGGAACTTGCTGAAAAAGTAATTCTTAAACCATACCAAACGTTAGCGATTTATGTAGATTAACATCAAGAAAGAGCCTTCTTCTAAGGAATAGAAGGGCTCTTTTTTAGCTAGCATCCATTTTTTTGAAAGCGTAACTCAAACTAGTCAGGCGTAGGACTTTATGGTATAATATAGAAGATTCAAAAAGAAACAGGAGAAATGTTATGAACCTTATTTTAGCAATTGTATTGATTCTTTTGGCTTTTCTAGGAGGAGCTCTTGGAGGTATGTACCTAGTGCGCAAGCAAATCGAAAAAGAATTTGCGGATAATCCACGTTTGAATGCAGAAGCCGTTCGTACTCTCTTGAGTGCAAATGGTCAAAAGCCAAGCGAAGCTAAAGTACAACAAGTTTACCACCAAATCATTCGCCAACAAAAAGCAGCCCTTGCTAACAATAAAAAGAAATAAATAGGAAAAGTCTGGGATGAAAGTTCCAGACTTCTCACTATGTTTGACTGATAT is a genomic window containing:
- a CDS encoding YneF family protein, which codes for MNLILAIVLILLAFLGGALGGMYLVRKQIEKEFADNPRLNAEAVRTLLSANGQKPSEAKVQQVYHQIIRQQKAALANNKKK